The DNA window GGTTGGATTCCAGCACCCAGGAGAACTCCCCTTCTTTCACGCCCCAGGCGCGGACGTCGGGAACCAGCCGGGAGAGCAGCAGCAGCCCCACTCCCCAGCGCTGGTATTCCGGCAGGACGTTCGTGCTGATGACGCGCACCCTTTGGATGTGCTTCTTGGACATCAGCAGACGCAGGAAGCCGAACGGAAACAGGCTGCCGTCGATCTTTTTGATCGTCGGGTTGTAGTCGAGCAGCCCAAAAGCGACGCCGATCGGTTTGCCGTCGACTTCCGCCACGGTGGTCATTTCCGGCACGATCAGCCAGCGCAGGCTGGCGGCCATGTGGGTGCATTCTTTGTCGCTCATGGGGACGAAGCCCCAGGTGCCGACCATCGACTTGTTGTAAATATCCAGGAACATGCGGACGTCGTTCAGGAAGTTCTTCCGGTCGACTTTGCGGAGCGTGATTTTGAAACGCTTCTGGCATTCGCCGATCACCCAGCGGAGCTTCTCATCGATCGTGTCGAGCATATCGATATGGCCCCAGTAGGCGTACAGGTCTTCGACTTTTTCAAAGCCGTACGTCTCCCAGAGTACGGGGTAGTACTCGGGGTTGTAGGTCATCATAAAGGTGGGGGCCAGGTCGAACCGCTTGATCAGCAGGCCGACCGTATGGTTCAGCGAGGGATTCGCCGGGCCGCGGATCTTGCGGATATCCCGCGCGGCGAACCAGGCCTTCGCGGCGTCGAACAGGCCGTTGGCCGCTTCCTGGTCGTTGGTGCATTCGAAGAAGCCGATGAAGCCCAGCTGCTCTTTGTGCCGTTCGTTATGGTCGGCGTTGACAATGGCCGCCACCCGACCGATCGGCTGGCCGTCGCGCAGCGCGAGGAACGTCTGGATCTCGGCCGCGTCGTAGAACGGGTGCTTCTTGTAGTTGACCAGTTCTTTCTGCTCCATCCGCAATGGGGGGATCCAGTTGGGATCGCCTTTGTAGATCTTCCAGGGCAGATTCAGAAAGAGCTTCTGATCGCGGCCGCCGGCGACAGGCCGGATCTCTAATTGTGACATGGGATCGTCCTTTTCCAGGGTGCCGCAGGTATCTTCGACGCGAGGCCGATCGGAGTCAAGGCGAGTGCAACGTGAACCGCCATCTCGTCCCTGGCGCCAGCAGGGGCCAGACGCACCCGGCAGGCTGGTGGTTTTG is part of the Lignipirellula cremea genome and encodes:
- a CDS encoding GNAT family N-acetyltransferase — its product is MSQLEIRPVAGGRDQKLFLNLPWKIYKGDPNWIPPLRMEQKELVNYKKHPFYDAAEIQTFLALRDGQPIGRVAAIVNADHNERHKEQLGFIGFFECTNDQEAANGLFDAAKAWFAARDIRKIRGPANPSLNHTVGLLIKRFDLAPTFMMTYNPEYYPVLWETYGFEKVEDLYAYWGHIDMLDTIDEKLRWVIGECQKRFKITLRKVDRKNFLNDVRMFLDIYNKSMVGTWGFVPMSDKECTHMAASLRWLIVPEMTTVAEVDGKPIGVAFGLLDYNPTIKKIDGSLFPFGFLRLLMSKKHIQRVRVISTNVLPEYQRWGVGLLLLSRLVPDVRAWGVKEGEFSWVLESNQLSRGTLERGGAERRQEYRLYDYSF